A part of Antechinus flavipes isolate AdamAnt ecotype Samford, QLD, Australia chromosome 6, AdamAnt_v2, whole genome shotgun sequence genomic DNA contains:
- the LOC127540401 gene encoding progonadoliberin-2 yields the protein MSYLRPLLLLALLVLGTQISYAQHWSHGWYPGGKRALDGSPSLEASEEAKSWDGGERSLLKMLLADILTQQQQKK from the exons ATGTCTTATCTTCGACCCCTCCTGCTCTTAGCACTGCTGGTTCTGGGGACCCAGATTTCTTACGCTCAACATTGGTCCCATGGCTGGTATCCTGGGGGGAAGAGAGCTTTAGATGGAAGCCCAAGCCTAGAG GCCTCAGAAGAAGCGAAGTCGTGGGATGGTGGTGAGAGGTCTCTGCTAAAGATGCTGCTG GCTGATATTCTGACCCAGCAACAACAGAAGAAGTGA
- the LOC127540807 gene encoding oxytocin-neurophysin 1-like, whose translation MGSPGSRQGLAARARPGLACCYLLALLALASACYIQNCPIGGKRSAPDMDVRECLPCGPGSKGRCFGPSICCGEELGCYMGTAESLRCQEERYLPSPCQSGQKPCGSGGFCAAAGICCSSDGCGLDPVCDQDPIFS comes from the exons ATGGGCAGCCCCGGCTCCCGACAGGGCCTCGCGGCCCGCGCCCGTCCGGGCCTCGCCTGCTGCTATCTCCTAGCTCTCTTGGCTCTGGCCTCCGCCTGCTACATCCAGAACTGCCCCATCGGCGGGAAGCGCTCGGCGCCGGACATGGACGTGCGCGAG TGCCTCCCCTGCGGCCCCGGAAGCAAAGGGCGCTGCTTCGGCCCCAGCATCTGCTGCGGGGAAGAGCTAGGCTGTTACATGGGCACCGCCGAGAGCCTGAGGTGCCAGGAAGAGCGCTACCTGCCCTCCCCGTGCCAGTCTGGCCAGAAACCCTGCGGAAGCGGAGGATTCTGTGCGGCCGCCGGGATCTGCTGCAGCAGCG atgGCTGTGGGCTAGACCCTGTCTGTGACCAGGACCCCATATTCTCCTAA